The following coding sequences are from one Comamonas koreensis window:
- the accB gene encoding acetyl-CoA carboxylase biotin carboxyl carrier protein has translation MDLRKLKTLIDLVSESNVSELEITEAEGKVRIVKGGGAVVQQVMAAPVLPAAAPAAAPAAAAAPAEAAPAAAQGHTVKSPMVGTFYRSSAPGAKAFVEVGSQVKEGDTVCIIEAMKILNEIEADKSGTIKQILGENGQAVEFGQPLFIIE, from the coding sequence ATGGATTTACGCAAGCTGAAAACCCTGATCGATCTCGTGTCCGAATCGAATGTCTCGGAGTTGGAAATCACCGAAGCAGAAGGCAAGGTTCGCATTGTGAAGGGCGGCGGCGCTGTGGTGCAGCAAGTGATGGCGGCGCCCGTGTTGCCCGCTGCGGCCCCTGCAGCAGCCCCCGCTGCTGCCGCTGCGCCGGCAGAAGCTGCTCCCGCTGCGGCGCAAGGCCATACGGTCAAGTCACCGATGGTGGGCACGTTCTACCGCTCGTCCGCTCCCGGCGCCAAGGCCTTTGTTGAGGTCGGCAGCCAGGTCAAGGAAGGCGACACCGTGTGCATCATTGAAGCGATGAAGATCCTCAATGAGATCGAAGCCGACAAGTCCGGCACGATCAAGCAGATCCTGGGCGAAAACGGCCAGGCCGTGGAATTTGGTCAGCCGTTGTTCATCATTGAATAA
- the accC gene encoding acetyl-CoA carboxylase biotin carboxylase subunit, with protein MFKKILVANRGEIALRVQRACRELGIKAVMVYSEADRDAKYVKLADEAVCIGPAPSAQSYLNMPAIISAAEVTDAEAIHPGYGFLSENADFAERVEKSGFQFIGPTPESIRIMGDKVSAKQAMIKAGVPCVPGSDGELPDDPALIRRIAKAIGYPVIIKAAGGGGGRGMRVVHTEAALVNAVQMTKAEAGAAFGNPAVYMEKYLQNPRHIEIQVMADKFKNAVYLGERDCSMQRRHQKVIEEAPAPGIPRRLIEKIGDRCVAACKKIGYRGAGTFEFLYENGEFYFIEMNTRVQVEHPVTEWITGVDIVGTQIMVAAGEKLPFTQRQINAQMRGHAIECRINAEDAYKFTPSPGRVTTWHMPGGPGVRVDSHVYANYFVPPNYDSMIGKLIVYGDTREQAIARMRTALLETAVEGISTNIPLHSELMVDAKFNAGGTNIHYLEEWLAARKR; from the coding sequence ATGTTCAAGAAAATTCTGGTTGCCAACCGCGGAGAGATCGCACTGCGTGTGCAGCGCGCTTGCCGCGAGCTGGGCATCAAGGCCGTGATGGTCTATTCCGAGGCGGACCGCGACGCCAAGTATGTGAAGCTGGCCGATGAGGCCGTCTGCATTGGCCCGGCGCCGTCGGCCCAAAGCTATCTGAACATGCCGGCCATCATCTCGGCGGCCGAAGTGACCGACGCCGAGGCCATCCACCCTGGCTACGGCTTTCTGTCCGAGAACGCCGACTTTGCCGAGCGCGTGGAAAAGAGCGGCTTCCAGTTCATTGGCCCGACGCCCGAGTCCATCCGCATCATGGGTGACAAGGTCTCGGCCAAGCAGGCGATGATCAAGGCTGGCGTGCCTTGCGTGCCTGGCTCCGATGGCGAATTGCCGGATGACCCCGCGCTGATCCGCCGCATTGCCAAGGCCATCGGCTACCCGGTGATCATCAAGGCCGCAGGCGGCGGCGGTGGCCGTGGCATGCGCGTGGTGCATACCGAGGCTGCGCTGGTCAATGCCGTGCAGATGACCAAGGCCGAAGCTGGTGCTGCGTTCGGCAATCCTGCGGTGTACATGGAAAAGTACCTGCAGAACCCGCGCCACATCGAAATCCAGGTAATGGCCGACAAGTTCAAGAACGCCGTCTACCTGGGCGAGCGCGATTGCTCCATGCAGCGCCGCCATCAGAAGGTGATTGAAGAGGCGCCGGCCCCTGGCATTCCACGCCGCCTGATTGAGAAGATCGGCGACCGCTGCGTGGCCGCCTGCAAGAAGATCGGCTACCGCGGTGCGGGTACCTTCGAGTTTCTGTACGAAAACGGCGAGTTCTACTTCATCGAGATGAACACCCGTGTGCAGGTCGAGCACCCGGTGACCGAATGGATCACTGGCGTGGATATCGTCGGCACCCAGATCATGGTGGCCGCTGGCGAGAAACTGCCGTTCACGCAGCGCCAGATCAACGCGCAGATGCGCGGTCATGCGATCGAATGCCGGATCAACGCCGAAGATGCCTACAAGTTCACGCCATCGCCTGGCCGGGTCACCACCTGGCACATGCCGGGCGGCCCGGGTGTGCGCGTGGACTCGCACGTGTATGCGAACTACTTCGTGCCACCGAACTACGACTCGATGATCGGCAAGCTGATCGTCTATGGCGACACCCGTGAGCAGGCCATCGCCCGCATGCGCACTGCGCTGCTGGAGACGGCGGTCGAAGGGATTTCGACCAATATCCCGCTGCATTCGGAGCTGATGGTCGATGCCAAGTTCAATGCCGGCGGCACCAATATCCACTATCTGGAAGAGTGGCTGGCTGCGCGCAAGCGTTGA